CGGCGACCTCGCCAAGTTCGACCTGTCGCTGACGCTCACCGAGAGCGGCGAGGGCGGCTGGTCCGGATCGGTCGAGTACGCCTCGGACCTGTTCGACCGCGCCACCGCCGAGGACGTCGCCACCCGCTATCTGCGTCTCCTGGACGAGGTGACGACCGACCCGGCCCGTCCCCTGCACGCCCTGTCCGTGCTCACTCCCGCAGAACACGAGGAGCTGGTCGTCCGGCGCAACGAAACCACCCCGCCGCTGCCGCAGGCGTCGCTGCCGGAGATGTTCGAGGCACAGGTGGCGCGCACCCCGCACGCCGTGGCCGTCGTCGCGGACGACACGGAGCTGACGTACGACGAGCTGAACCGCCGAGCCGACCGGCTCGCCCGGCACCTGACCGGGCTCGGGGCCGGACCGGAGACGGTCGTCGCGGTGGTGCTGCCGCGCCGCCCGGACGTGGTCGTGGCGCTGCTCGCGGTCCTGAAGACCGGGGCGGCCTATCTGCCGGTCGACCCCGCCGACCCGCGGGCGCGGATCGACGCTCTGATCGCCGACGCGGGCGCCACGATCGTGCTCACCGAGGACACGCTCAGCACCGCTGAGGACACCCTCGCGGACGGTGCCCCGGGCGTCCGGGTCCACCCCCACCAGGCCGCCTACCTGATCCACACCTCCGGATCGACCGGCCGCCCGAAGGCAGTGGTCGTCGAACACGGGTCGCTCGCCGCCTATCTGAACGAGGCCGCGGTGATGTACCCGGCCGCGTCCGGCGAGTCCCTGGTGCACACCTCCCTCGCCTTCGACATGCCGGTGACCACGCTGTTCACGCCGCTGGTCACGGGTGGCCGGGTGCGGTTCGGCGAACTGGACGAGGACACGCCGACCCCCGGCCTGCTCAAGGTCACCCCGAGCCATCTGCGGCTGCTGGCGTCGCTGCCCGACCGCGTCAGCGACGCCCGGAACCTGGTCATCGGCGGCGAGGCACTCGACGGCACCGCCCTCCAGACGTGGCGCGAGCGGCACCCCGAAGCCGTGGTGATCAACGAGTACGGCCCCACGGAGGCGACGGTCGGCTGTGTCGTGCACCGGCTCGAACCGCACGACGCGCTGGGGGCGGGGCCGGTGCCCATCGGCCGCCCCATCGGAGGCGCCCGCGTGTACGTCCTCGACGAGCGTCTCCAGCCCGTCCCCGACGGTGTGTGGGGCGAGCTGTACCTCGCCGGCGCCGGACTCGCCCGCGGCTACGCCGGACGGCCCGGCCAGAGTGCCGAGCGCTTCGTCGCCGACCCGTACGGCTCGCCCGGCACCCGGATGTACCGGGTGGGCGACCGGGCCCGCTGGAACCGCGCAGGGGTGCTGGAGTACGCCGGACGCGTGGACGGCCAGGTCAAGATCCGGGGATACCGGATCGAGCCAGGTGAGATCGAGGCCGCGCTGACCGCGCTCGACGGGGTCGCGCGAGCCGCCGTCATCGCGCGCGAGGACCGTCCCGGCGACCAACGGCTGGTGGCGTACCTCGTGACCGAAACACCGCTGGCCGCCGATGAGTTGAAGGTCCGGCTCGCCACCGTCCTGCCCGCTCACCTCGTACCGTCCGCGTTCGTCGACATCGACGCGATCCCGCTGAACGCCAACGGCAAACTGGACCGCAGGGCACTGCCCGCCCCGCCGGACACCGCCGCCGGCACCGGCCGGGCGCCGCGGACCGAACGGGAGGCCCTGCTGTGCGGGCTGTTCGCCGAGGCGCTGGGCGTGCCCGAGGTCTCCGCCGACGACGACTTCTTCGCGCTGGGAGGCCACTCCCTGCTCGCCGTCCGCCTGGCCGACCGCATCGGTGAGACGCTGGCGGTCCGCTTCAGCCTGTCGGCGCTACTCGAAGCACCCACCCCGGCGGGACTGGCCCGCCACCTCACGGAGGGCGGCCCGCACGCTTCGTCGTGGGTGCCGGACTCGGAAGCCGAGCTGAGTCCCGCCCTGCGCTTCACGTCCGGCACATCTCCCCTCGGCCCTCCCGACGTGCGGCATGCCGACCCGCACGCAGGTGTTCCTCAAGAGATCCTGCTGACCGGGGCCACGGGGTTCGTCGGCGCCTTCCTCCTGACCGAGCTGCTGCACCGCACATCGGCGCGCGTGCACTGCCTCGTCCGTGCGCGGACCGACGCCGAGGCGGGCGAACGGCTGACCGGGGCGCTGCGCCGCTACGGCATCGACCTCGGGCCGACGCCGGATCCGCGGCTGAATGTCGTCCGGGGGGACCTGGCGGCAGTCGACCTCGGCCTCGAACCCGCGGACTGGGCGAGGCTGCGCGAACGGGTCGACACGATCGTCCACAGCGGCGCACACGTCCATCACCTCTCGCCGTACACCCGGCTGAAACCGGCCAACGTGGAGGGCACCCGGACCCTGCTGCGCCTGGCCGCCGAAGGCCGGCCGAAAGCGATTCACCACCTCTCCACCCTGGGTGTGTTCACCCTCGGCCAGGACTCCCGGCTGGTCACGGAGGATTCATCGACCGACGGTGAGAAACACCCGTTCGGAAACGGGTACGCGGCGAGCAAATGGGTCGCCGACCGGCTCGTGGAGCGTGCCTTCGAACGGGGCGCCGCCGGCTCCGTCCACCGGCTCGGCCGCATCTGGGCGCACACCTCGACCGGCGCGGTCAGTCCGGACGACATGTTCTCCCGACTGCTCACCAGTTGCGCCGCGCTCGGCTGCCATCCGGTCGGACCGGATCTGGAGGAAGCTCTGCTCCCCGTCGATGTCCTGGCCCGCGCCGTCGTGGGGCTGATCCTGACCGGGACGGGAACGGGCTGTGCGCACCACCTCCACCACCCGCGAAGGGTCGGAGCCGATGTCTTCATGAGCGGCTACGGCCGCAGGCACGGGACGGTCTCCGAAGCGGTCCCGCTCACCGAGTGGCTGCACCGCCTGCGGCGCGCCGGCGAACGGGGACAGAACCTGCCGATCCTGCCCTACCGGGCGTACCTCGAAGAGCACGCGAGGAACACGCCGGACCCACGGCGGCCGACCCTGGAGTTCGAGAACGACAGGACGCTCCAGCGCCTGCGGGATCTGGCGGTCGCGATCCCGGACATCGACGAGGCAGCGATCTCCCGCTACTGGGACTTCGTCGAACGGTGAGGCGAGCCGCACGAACCGACCTCCGTGGCCCGGCTTCCTCCGAGCATCCCTCCGCCACTCGAACCGTCCGTCGGCCGGCGCGAGTTCCTGATGAGCGGCCACACCACCCGGACCACCGGCCAAAACCGTGGCCCGACCTCCCACACCGGCAGGCGAAGCGCCTCCCGGCTCCCGAAAGGACCACCGACCCGACATGACCAACCCCTTCGAGAACCCCGACGGCGCCTACCGGGTCCTGACCAACGACGAAGGCCAGCACTCGCTGTGGCCCGACTTCATCGCCGTTCCCTCCGGCTGGACAACCGTCTTCGGCCCGGACAGCCGCACTGCCTGCCTGGAATACGTCGAGCGCGAGTGGACCGACCTGCGCCCCAAGAGCCTCGTCCGGGCCATGGGCGAGTGAAGCGGACGCAGCGGACGAAAGGGAACACACACGTGAGCAGCGTCGACACGACGCAGGCACCGTACGCCCCGGCGAACGCCGACGGCACGGTGCGGTACGACGCCCCCACCCTGGCCCGGCTCGGCCAGGTGGCGGCGGAACTGCTGGACCAGGCGAACGACCGGGTCGACGACCCGGCATGGGTGGCCCTCGCCCGGCACGCCTGGGAGGACGTCCCCGCCGAAATACGGCGCACCGTCCGGGAGTTCCGCAGGCATTCCGGCCCCGACGGCGCCCTCGTCCTCAGGAGGCTCCCCATCGGTGCCGTGCACCTGCCGCCCACCCCCATGGTGAAGGACTCGGTCCAGCACGGCCCGTCCCTGCCCGCGGCGATGCTGCTGCTGTTCGCGGCCGGGCTCGGCGACCCGGCCGCGTTCGCGGCGGAGAAGTCCGGTGCCCTCGTCCAGGACGTGGTGCCGGTGCCGGGCCAGGAGAAGGTCCAGGGCAACGTCGGCTCGGTCGAACTCACCTTTCACACCGAGAACGCCTTCCACCCCCACCGGCCCGACCACGTGATGCTGCTGTGCCTGCGCCCCGACCACGAGAGCGTCGCCGAACTGCGCACCAGCTGCGCCCGACGCGTCCTGCCGCTGCTGACACCCGGCACCCGCGAGGCGCTCGGCAGGCCCGAGTACATCACCGAGGCACCGCCCTCCTTCGGCCCGGCCGGTGAAGGCACCGCGCATGCTGTGCTCACCGGCGACCCGGACGACCCCGACTGGTGCTTCGACGAGGCGGCCACCAAGGCGGTGACCCCCGAAGGCCGAGCCGCCCTCGCCAAACTGGCCGGGGTAGCGCACCGCACGTACACCGGGGTGCTGCTGCGCCCCGGCGACCTCGCGGTCGTCGACAACAGGATCACCCTGCACGGCCGTTCCGCCTTCACCCCGCGTTACGACGGCCGCGACCGCTGGCTCCAGCGGACCTTCGCCTTCAGCAACCTGCGCCGTTCCCGCGACCACCGTCCCGGTGACGGAATGGTGCTGGTCAAGTGAACGCCCCATGTGGCTTCGGCCCGCGACGCGGTACGAGAACCGCTGACTTGAAAGGTACGTGCTGACATGGCCGAGACCGACCGGACGCCCCTGGCGGTGTTCGAACGTCGTGAGTCGAACGTACGCAGCTACTGCCGTGACTTCCCGGTGGTCTTCGAACGAGCCGCCGGCCACCACCTGTGGGACACCTCAGGGCGCCGCTATGTGGACCTGCTGTGCGGGGCCGGCTCGCTCAACTACGGCCACAACCCGCCCGAGATCGTCGAACGGGTGACGGCCTACCTCACGGCCGGCGGCCCGGTGCAGTCCCTGGACCTGCACACCACGGCCAAGGCTGACTTCCTGGAGCGGTTCACCAGCCTCGTCCTTGAGCCACGCGGCCTCGGCGACCACGTCGTCCAGTTCCCCGGACCGGCCGGAACGCTCGCCGTCGAGGCCGCCCTGAAGCTGGCCCGCAAAGTCACCGGGCGTACCGAGGTGATCGCCTTCACCGGAGGCTTCCACGGCGCGTCCCTCGGCGCCCTCGCCGCCACGACCTCCCCGCTGCTGCGCGGCGCGGCGGGCGTACCCCTGACCGACGTCACGATCCTCCCGTACGGCGACGCGGCCGAGCCCGATCCGTTCGCCGCCCTGGAACACGCACTCGGCCCGGGCGCGGCGACGCCTCCGCCCGCCGCGGTCCTGCTGGAGACGGTCCAGGGCGAGGGCGGACTGCACACCGCTCCCCGCGCGTGGCTGGCCCGGATCCGCGAACTCGCCGACGCCTCCGGCACGTTGGTCATCGTGGACGACATCCAGGCGGGTTGCGGACGCACCGGTACCTTCTTCAGCTTCGAGGACGCCCCCGAACTCCGCCCCGACATGGTCTGCCTGTCGAAGTCCCTCAGCGGAATGGGACTGCCGATGGCGGCACTGCTGATCCGGCGCGAGATCGACTGCTGGGCCCCCGGCGAGCACAACGGCACGTTCCGCGGCCACAACCTCGCCTTCGTGGCGGGCTCCGCGGCACTGGACCACTGGACCGACCCGCATTTCACCGACCACGCCGCCGAACTGGCCGCCGCAATCCGCACCAGCCTCGCGGGCATCACCGACGCACTCCCGGTGGGCGCCGCCGAAGTCGTCGGCAAGGGAGCGATGAGCGGACTGAGATTCCCCGCTCCGGGGACGGCCGAACGGATACGGGAGGCGTTGTTCCGCGCCGGCATCGTCGCCGAGGCTTCGGGGTCGGGGCATGTACTGAAGCTCCTGCCCCCCTTGACGATCTCCCTCACCGAGTGGAAGGAAGTGGCGGACACCGTGGGCGACACCGTCCAGGTACTCGCCACGGCGTAGTCGCCCGACGCCCTGGGGACGAGCTGAGCCGCAAGGCCGCGGACGTCCCCAGGGCCGACGTGCGTTCAGTCCGCTACGGTGGAGACCGCCGGGTCACCCAACTGCCGGGCGTGGTGAGCGCCGAGCGCTGCCCCCGTCCCGACGACGGTGGCAGCGACTGCGAACGAATGCGGCCGGCGACCACTACCAGGCGAAGGCCTCCGGAGACGGTCCCGGCCCCGGGAAGATCTCGTCCAGCCCGGCCAGCAGTTCCTCGCTCAGATCCAACTCGACTGCCCGCAGAGCGGATTCGAGCTGCTCCGCCGTGCGCGGGCCGACGATCGGGCCGGTCACACCAGGACGGGTGAGCAGCCAGGCCAGGGCGGCCTCACCGGGCTCCAGACCGTGCTTGTCGAGCAGATCCTCGTACGCCTGGATCTTCGCGTGCACCTCGGGGCCGGACATGGCGCCGGCGGCTCGCCCTTCGCTGCGCCGACCCCCCTCGACCTGCTTCTTCAGCACACCGCCGAGCGCACCGCCGTGCAGCGGCGACCACGGGATGATGCCAAGTCCGTACTCCTGCGCGGCCGGTATGACCTCCATCTCGGCGCGGCGCTCGTACAGGTTGTAGAGGCACTGCTCGCTCACGAGGCCGATGGTGCCGCCGCGACGGGCGGCTGTCTCATTGGCCTGGGCGATCTTGTAGCCCGGGAAGTTGGAGGACCCGACGTAGAGGACCTTCCCCTGCTGGACCAGTACGTCGATGGCCTGCCAGATTTCATCGAACGGGGTGTCCCGGTCGATGTGGTGGAACTGGTAGACGTCTATGTAGTCGGTCTGGAGCCGCTTGAGGGACGCGTCCACGGCGCGCCGGATGTTCACCGCCGACAGCTTCTCGTGGTTGGGCCACACCGCGCCCTCCGGGCGCATGTCGGCGTACACCTTGGTGGCGAGGACGACCTTGTCGCGCCGCTCGCCGCCCTTCGCGAACCAGTTGCCGATGATGCTTTCGGTACGGCCCTTGTTCTCGCCCCCGCCGTACATGTTCGCGGTGTCGAAGAAGTTGATGCCGGCTTCCAGCGCGGCGTCCATGATCGCGTGGCTGTCGGTCTCGTCGGTCTGCGGACCGAAGTTCATGGTGCCGAGGACGAGCCGGCTGACCTTGAGGCCCGTGCGTCCAAGTTGCGTGTACTTCATGGACTGCACGCTAGTCGCGTGGAGTGTGCTCTAGGCAAGGGTGCAATTCGGCGTCCCGCACCGCATGGACCCCACCCCTTGCGGGACATCCGAAAACGTTAACTACCTGGCCTTGGGACAAGTCCCGTCGATGCCGTGAGTGCGCGGTTCCGGCCGGGGTTTTTGTGTAATCCATCCGGGTATCATCGCTTCTCCGTATCATGCGCAGCGCAGGACGGGACCGGGCGCAGGCTCTCACTGGTATCGAGGGGTTGCAGCGGTGGAGTTGCAGGCGATACACGGGGGTGTTGGGCTTGGACAGACGTCTTCCCTTACGGGACTTGGTGATCGTGGTTCCTGGGCTGATGGGCAGCGCCCTCTTCCGCGACGGACACCGGATCTGGCCACCCTCTGCGGGTCTTGCCCCTATTTCGTCGCTCGACCCGCGAAACGACTCCCAGGACGGACCCGTCACCGCGACGGTCATGATCAGGTCCGCACAGGTGATCGCGGGAATGCTCCGCCACGGCGGGTACGGGACACTTCGATGGCGGCTTTCCGAGCGTTTCCAGGTCGTCTCCGGGGCGGGCGGCAACCTGCTTGAATTTCCCTATGACTGGCGCCTGGACAACCGGATCAGTGCCGAAGCGCTCGGCGAGTTCGTGGCGGAGCGTCTGCATAACTGGCGCGCGGCCACCGGATATGCGGAAGCCAGGGTCATTCTGCTGGCTCACAGCATGGGCGGCCTGGTGGCCAGGTACTGGCTGGAGGTCCTTGGTGGCCGCGATCAATGCCGGATCCTGGTCACCTTCGGCACACCGCACCGCGGGGCGGTCAAAACACTCGGCTGGCTCGCCGACGGCCCGGGTGCGTTACGCCGATCCCTGCGCCCGCTGATCCGCTCCCTGCCCTCCGTCCACCAGTTGCTGCCCATGTACCCGGCGGTGTGCCATGCAGGAGAGTGGTACCGCCCGGCCGAGGCTCCCGTGCTGCCCGGTATCGATCCCGAGAGAGCGCGCGACGGGCTGGTTTTTCTACGGGAGATCACATACGCCGTGGATCGGCAGCACGGGGCGCCGTCGTATCAGCACATGACCTTGGCCGGAACCTTTCAGCGTACGTGGCAGTCGGCGGAGGTGGTGCCCGCAGATCCGGGCGGGGAGACTCTGCGGCTGCTGCGCAGCCCGGCCCCCGGCTCCACACATTGGCTCGGTGAGCCCGCGCTGCACGGTGACGGTACGGTCCCCCTGGCCTCGGCCGTCCCTGTCGAGCAGTCCCTGGACTTTCAGGGGACGATCGGCGCCGGGCGCCACGGCTCGCTGCCCTCCCACGAGCGCCTCACGCGCGAGATGCTGGGGCGCCTGACCTTCACTCAGGCTCATGGGCTGGAGGAACTGCGCGGGGAGCCCGACGAGTCGGCGGACCCGCTGGATGCAGTACCCGCCTGTGGACTGACGCTGGAGGTGGCCTACGAATACGCCCACGGGGAACCGGTGCTGGCCGACGTCACGCCCGCCGGCGCCGAGGCGCCCGAGGGCGTGAGGGCGATGGTGGAACAGCTTGCGGAAGAGGGCGTTCCCCAGGGGCAGGGCGGGCTCGCAACACGGGAGGCCGACGTCGTACCGGATGGTGACGGCTGGGCCCTCCTGGCTCGGGATCTCGCCCCCGGGCTCTACCGGATGACCGTCGCCCCGTGCGGCGTCGGCCCACGGCCGGACCCGGTGAGCGAGGTCTTCCGGGTCACAGGACCCTTCTCCGCGGGCGGACCGGCCGACGGCGTCCTGGCATCGGAGGCGCCATGAGCTGGGAGTGGGTCCGGGCCGAGCGGGTCTCTCTGGCCTCCTTCGTCGTCGACGCGCCCGGACGCTGGATCACCACCCCGCACGGCGACGCCCCCTCCGAGGTACCGCAGGCCCCTCGGGCCCGGCGAACGATCGCCGCGTCCGCCTACGACACCCTGGCCCGCCAGCGGCTCACCTACGACGGCAGCGCGCCTTTCGACCCCCGGGCCGTCGGCCGACAGGTGGTGCGCGACCCGAGACGGCTGCTCACCGACGCACGGTCGGGCACCTGCCTCGACCTGTCCCTGCTCTACGCGGGAATGCTCCTGGTACGCGGACTGATTCCTTACCTCGCCGTCGTCCAGGGGCATGCCCTGGTCCTGGTCTCCACCACGCACGAAAGCCGCGACCACGATGTGCCCGACCGCCCAGGACGTGCCGCCGCCCTCGCCCAGGACGGCCTGCTCGAGCCGGACCAGATCCGTCGCCTGGTCGCGGACGGACATCTGCTGCCGGTCGACTGCACGGGGTTCGCAGAGGTCACCCGTTCCTCGCAGGGCCTCGACCACGCATTGCGCACCGACGGACTGCTGAGCTTCGACCACGCCGTCGACCTGGGCCGACGCATCCTGGCCGAGAAGGAGATCCATTTCGGTGTCGACATCTGCACCGCCCGCTGGGATCACGGCGTGCTGCCCCGGCCATTGCCCGACGAACCGGTGGACGAGCGCCTCGCACCCTACGACTTCCGCCACGGCGCGGCCCAGCGCCCCGTCTTCCACGACCCGGATGACGACACCTCGCCCGACCGCATCTTCGGCCTGCTGCGCGGGGGGCGTACGGTCGTCCAGCTCGCCGGGCCGCCCGGATCCGGGATGAGCCGCTTGTGCTACGAAACAGCACTGCGCGCACAGGCCGCCGACTGGCAGGTGCTCACCGCCGATCTGGACCGGCGCGACCCCACCCTCCCGGGCCGGGACGGGTCGCTGACGGAGGCGGTACTGAGCCGGGTCACCTCCGGGACCCGCACTCTGGTGGTCCTCGACAACCCGGACACCATCGCCCTCACTGAGGAGGAACTGGTCCGTCTAACGGACCGGGTGGAGGACGGATCGGAGGACGAAAGGGACAGCCACCCGTCCGGCGACGACGTACCCGGCACCCGCCTCGCCGTGCTCGTGACCGTCCGCGGTGGCCCTGCGGTGCCCGGCGGCACAGGGCCGGGCCAGTCGGTCGGCGGGCCACGGACCTTGCGAGTCCGGCTCGACGCAGAGTACGGGGCTCGGATCGCCGACGCCATCATTCGCCTCGTGGCCCCGGACGCCCTTGCCCAGCTCAGCATGACGGAAATGCGGGAACGTTGCGGTGGCCGGCCCGGATTTGCCCTGACGGCCGCGCTCCAGGAACAAGCCGCGATACGCGAGGCCGGCGGGCCGAGTCCGGGAGTGGTCGTGGGGAGCCGCCAGTGGCGCTATGTGCGCCAGGTGCTGCAGAGACAACGGCTGATCCCCATGCCTCCCCGGGACCCGCTCAGCCGTGCCGAGGCCGCGCCCCGGGTGCTGGTGTTCGCCGCGGTCGCCGCGACCGCACCCGCCGACGAGGAAGCCCTCGTCCGCACCGCGGATCGCGCGATCGAGGCCCTCGGCAGCCGGGAACTGCCGACGGGCCAGGCGTTCGTCGACGAACTGGTCCACGACCTCGGACTCCTCACCCTCAG
The DNA window shown above is from Streptomyces sp. NBC_01451 and carries:
- a CDS encoding aldo/keto reductase; this encodes MKYTQLGRTGLKVSRLVLGTMNFGPQTDETDSHAIMDAALEAGINFFDTANMYGGGENKGRTESIIGNWFAKGGERRDKVVLATKVYADMRPEGAVWPNHEKLSAVNIRRAVDASLKRLQTDYIDVYQFHHIDRDTPFDEIWQAIDVLVQQGKVLYVGSSNFPGYKIAQANETAARRGGTIGLVSEQCLYNLYERRAEMEVIPAAQEYGLGIIPWSPLHGGALGGVLKKQVEGGRRSEGRAAGAMSGPEVHAKIQAYEDLLDKHGLEPGEAALAWLLTRPGVTGPIVGPRTAEQLESALRAVELDLSEELLAGLDEIFPGPGPSPEAFAW
- a CDS encoding TauD/TfdA family dioxygenase, translated to MSSVDTTQAPYAPANADGTVRYDAPTLARLGQVAAELLDQANDRVDDPAWVALARHAWEDVPAEIRRTVREFRRHSGPDGALVLRRLPIGAVHLPPTPMVKDSVQHGPSLPAAMLLLFAAGLGDPAAFAAEKSGALVQDVVPVPGQEKVQGNVGSVELTFHTENAFHPHRPDHVMLLCLRPDHESVAELRTSCARRVLPLLTPGTREALGRPEYITEAPPSFGPAGEGTAHAVLTGDPDDPDWCFDEAATKAVTPEGRAALAKLAGVAHRTYTGVLLRPGDLAVVDNRITLHGRSAFTPRYDGRDRWLQRTFAFSNLRRSRDHRPGDGMVLVK
- a CDS encoding esterase/lipase family protein, with product MIRSAQVIAGMLRHGGYGTLRWRLSERFQVVSGAGGNLLEFPYDWRLDNRISAEALGEFVAERLHNWRAATGYAEARVILLAHSMGGLVARYWLEVLGGRDQCRILVTFGTPHRGAVKTLGWLADGPGALRRSLRPLIRSLPSVHQLLPMYPAVCHAGEWYRPAEAPVLPGIDPERARDGLVFLREITYAVDRQHGAPSYQHMTLAGTFQRTWQSAEVVPADPGGETLRLLRSPAPGSTHWLGEPALHGDGTVPLASAVPVEQSLDFQGTIGAGRHGSLPSHERLTREMLGRLTFTQAHGLEELRGEPDESADPLDAVPACGLTLEVAYEYAHGEPVLADVTPAGAEAPEGVRAMVEQLAEEGVPQGQGGLATREADVVPDGDGWALLARDLAPGLYRMTVAPCGVGPRPDPVSEVFRVTGPFSAGGPADGVLASEAP
- a CDS encoding MbtH family protein, with protein sequence MTNPFENPDGAYRVLTNDEGQHSLWPDFIAVPSGWTTVFGPDSRTACLEYVEREWTDLRPKSLVRAMGE
- a CDS encoding diaminobutyrate--2-oxoglutarate transaminase, whose translation is MAETDRTPLAVFERRESNVRSYCRDFPVVFERAAGHHLWDTSGRRYVDLLCGAGSLNYGHNPPEIVERVTAYLTAGGPVQSLDLHTTAKADFLERFTSLVLEPRGLGDHVVQFPGPAGTLAVEAALKLARKVTGRTEVIAFTGGFHGASLGALAATTSPLLRGAAGVPLTDVTILPYGDAAEPDPFAALEHALGPGAATPPPAAVLLETVQGEGGLHTAPRAWLARIRELADASGTLVIVDDIQAGCGRTGTFFSFEDAPELRPDMVCLSKSLSGMGLPMAALLIRREIDCWAPGEHNGTFRGHNLAFVAGSAALDHWTDPHFTDHAAELAAAIRTSLAGITDALPVGAAEVVGKGAMSGLRFPAPGTAERIREALFRAGIVAEASGSGHVLKLLPPLTISLTEWKEVADTVGDTVQVLATA